The following is a genomic window from bacterium (Candidatus Blackallbacteria) CG13_big_fil_rev_8_21_14_2_50_49_14.
GTAATTGGCGGGAATTTCCCGCACCAGTGCCTTTAAACTGTATTTGCCCCGAATCTGCGTTACAGGTTCAATCACAATCCGTCCTTGTTCAACTGAAACTTCGACTTCATCTCCCACATCCAAGTGCAGGCTGGATAAGATTTCTTTGGAAAGACGCAGCCCTTGACTGTTTCCCCATTTCTGCAATTTGGTCAGCATAAAACACCGCTTTCAAAGTATATCCAAAGTATATACTTTACTTGGGATTGGATCAAGCCTTAAATCGGATAGAGCCTTGTAGACCTATTGAGGCAAAAAAAAGCGCTGCCGAAGGGAGAGGCAGCGCCGATCAAGTGAATACAGAGCGAGAACTATTTTTTTAAGGTGTGAATATACGCCACCACATCCTGAAGCTGGGTTGGGTTTAGGGTTCCTTCCCAGGCTGGCATTGGAGATTTTCCTTTTTTAATAAAAGCAATCAACTCAGCGTCATTTTTGGCATATAAAAATTTGCCGATACTGAAATCACGGGGTTTGGGAGTGAGTGCTTTGCCCACGGGCCCATCGGCTTTACCGGTATTGCCATGACAGGTGGCGCAGCGTTGCATGTAGACCTTTTTTCCGGCTTTGGCATTGCCTGCTGCGGCTTCAGCCTGTGGTGCTGAGCCATTGAACAACATCAGGCCTCCCGTCAAAACTGCCATTCCCAAACTGACCTGTAAAGTTTTTTTCCAAAACATTTTCATAGGTTTACTTCCTTTCCTTAATTAAGAGCGACTGTAATACTTTGGGCGGTAACGGGAGCCGTGCCAAACATACCCCCAGCAAACATGGGGTTGGGGGTTCCGTCTTCATCGCTGTCCCGCATCCCGATTATCATTTCCATGCGTTTCTCTTCGGGCATGCGCATCAACTGACTCATTTGAACAGTCATTTTGACCATTTCAAATTCATCTTCAGGCATCATCTCACCGGTTTCGCCCATCTCAGCCAATTGCAGACCTTGACCATCTTCGCGTTTGACACTGTGTTCAAAGAACTTACTCATATATGCCACAAGTTCTTTGCGGGTTGTGCCGTCACTTTGTAAGGCCAGTTCACGCAGCGCACCCAAGGTTGCGGCGATGCTTTGAGCGTTGAGCGTGGTTTCGTCCTTGTCGGAATCCAGAGCTTTAAAGATCTGAGCATCTTCGGCCCAGAAATATTTTTTGAGGGCCTCGTAACCTCTTTGGGCTGCCAATTGGTATACCTTTTTGCCTGTTGCTTGGTGAGCCAAAGTTAGGGCTTTGATGGCAAAGCCTTGGGCCTCCAGCGTAAATGCACCACTTTCAGGTCTTTGTTGTCCCAAATGAAAAGCTGTATAAAAGCGCCCATCGGGGGTTTGCAGTTTGTTTATGAGAAAATCTGCCTGGGCAGTTAAAAACTGGGTGCCCATTTGCTTGAGCATGGGATCGTCATGAAAGGCTTTGATACTGTTTTCCAAGGCTGAAATCAACATGCCAGAACTGGCGGTTGAAACCCGGCTGTCTTGGTGACCGGGGCTGGCCTGATCTACAAAAACCATGTTTTTGCTGTCTTGGTGCATGGCCATCAGATTTTTTAAGAGTACTGCAGAAACCCCTTTTGCAAGCATATGGGGCATGGTCGGGAAGAGGGCTCCCTGAGCTTCTTCGCCAAAGACCGAATCAAAACTGTCTTTGACGAGCGGATCTGAGTAAAAATAAAATTCACTGGCAGCCCAGAGCAATGAGGCCTGATCAAAGAGCCGAGAATGGGCATCTCTGACTTTAAATCCCGTCAACATCGCGGGCATGCCCGGCATACTGCTCTGCAGCTGGGGCTCTACGGCGTGAGGGAAGTAGCGCAGGCCTTTCATGGGATCATAGTTCATTGGGTCAACAGGGGTAAATTTGCGGCCATCAAAGGCCAATTGATCTTTTAAAGACATCAGGGCGTTTAAACTGGCAGCAGTCAAAACCCCCCCCCGAAAACCATCCATTTCTGTTCGTCCGAGTTGATTGCCCCGGTGGGCACTGAAAAAATCTTCCGACCACAGAATCTGTTTCATGACCGTCTGTCCCAGGGCATCCATTTTGATCTGGGTATCAAAACTCTGAGGGTTCCAACGCAGGGTTTCGGCATCAAAGGGGTTGATACTGTGGGTGAACTGAGGTGTGCCGCCTGCAAAAGGTAAATAGGTGGGATACATATTCTTGGGCATGTCTTTGAGACCTGAACGCATCATGAACTGTTTGACCTTCGATACCATAAAGTCTTTGGGGGTGGGAAACAGGGCTTTGTTTTGATTCGATATCATCACACCCACGGGCCCATTGACCAGATGCACCCCCATGCCCGACATCATTGACAGATTGCCCAGATTGTAAAGTGAATACCAGTAGGAATCGGTATCAATTGCTGAACCCAGTGATTTATACGGCAGGCCACAGGAAAAAACTTTGATCTCTTCATTGGCCAGATACATGGCTTGGGCTGTGTCAAAATGTTCGTTTCTTTCGGCATGGGCCGCCTGTGTCAAAACCGGGGTCTGAAGCAGAACAGAAGCTGCCATGATCGAAAATAAACTTTGTTTAATTCCTTTAAATTTCATCTTTATTTCTTCCTTTTTAGCAAAATAATTGATTTATACTGCTATTATCACCTTGCTTAAATTAAAAATCTGTCAAGTAAGTGACAATGGTAAGAAATTGAAGAATTATTTTGTGTAAAAACGAATTTCCCGCGCCCCGGTATTTCCGCCACTGCTGCTCACTGTCTCAATTTTGATACTTGTGATATTGAGACTGGAATTTAAAGCAAACAGATAAGTTTGGCTGGGGTCTGGGCTTAAAAAAGGCCCCAAAACCTGTTCTCCCTCATTTAAAATCAACCGAGTGGCTCAGCCTTTGGGGCTGTTTAAAACGCAGGCTGACAAAGGCTTTGTTACCGTCTCCCTGACTTGACCATTCCGTGGCCATGCTGTCATCAAAGGCCTTGTGGATACCGAAAGTTCCATTAAAATCATCCCCACCAAAAATTGGCTGATGGCTGAGAAACAGGCAATTGGCAGGCCGAGAGCGTCAGGACTCCTGATAAAAGGCCACCCATCAGTAGCGGTTTATACATGTCATGAATCCTTTGGGTTTAAAATACGATGCTGTTTTAGAATGTTGAGAAAAACCTGAGGTTCGGGCCGAACCCGGTAATTATCAGCAATTTCCACAAATTGTACAATTCCAGCGGCATCAAGAATGATCAGGGTTGGCAAGACAGTGTCTTTATCATAACCCAGGGTTTGCATGCCTGTGGGAAGGCCCCAGGCATGAAAAATATCCAGTTTTTGGGCCATCGCCCCCTGGGGGTCTGACAAAAACTGCATGGGCACTGAAAATTTCTCTGCCAAAGCTTGGCTGTGGGCCTGATCTTGCGGGCTGATCAGCACGATTTGAACACCCCATTCGCTCAATTCCCGATATTGTTTAGCTACCTCCCGAATTTGGGCCATACACAGCGGGCACCAATTGCCCCGGTAAAACAAAATCAAAGTGGGTTTTCCCAACCAGTCTGAAGATTTTACAGGCTGTGCCTGCAAATCTGTAAAAACCATCTCAGGCAGGGGTTGACCGATCTTTAAGGGGGTATTTTCAGGCTTTTGCAGCCGAGAATACCAATAGACATACAAAAACCAGCTTCCCCCTACCAGTCCTAATCCGAGCAAAGGTCCGAGCAATTGAATCTCTTCGAACCCCCAAGCCCACGTACCCAAGCCAAGAGCAAGCAGCTCGAAAAGGCTCCAACTGCTTAAATTGGGTTGGGTGCGGGCGCGCTTGAAGACAAACAGTGAGCCAATAAAGAGGAACCCCAGCGTTGTCGCACTGAACAAACTCCACCAGAATACAGAGCGAAACCCTGACTGAAAAAGCTCAGCCGTGCTGTCATACAGAAAAAAAGCCAGTGCCGTCATCCAGACAGGAATAAACAAAGATTTGAGCATATTCATCACTCCAGGGGTTATTTTTCGAATTTCAGGACTTGTAAAATACTGTCTGGTTCCATGCGCTGGGTATAATCCGCTTGAATATGAGCCAGAATGACTTTGCCTGAACGATTCACCACATAAGTGGCGGGAATTGGCAATTCGGCTTGTGTGCTGCCATTGTGTTGGTTTAAATTAAGCTTTAAAAGCCCTCTGTAGACAGCCTGTAAATCTGGATTGACTGCAAAAACAAGCCCCAGAGAACGGGCATAGGCATTTTCTCTGTCGGTGAGCACTTCAAATTCCAAGGCCAGTTTTTCTTTTAAGTCGAGGCTGTGATCGGGTAATTCAGGTGAAATGGCGACCAATTGTGCCCCCAGCGCTTGAAGTTCTGGCAAGATGGCCTGTTGGGCTCGCAATTCCAAATTACAATAGGGGCACCAACTGCCCCTGTAAAAACTGATCACCAGAGGTCCCTGGGCATAGAGATCCTGGATTGACAAGCTTTGCCCAAAGGCATTGGGCAGCACTGCCTCGGGAATTTTCTGTCCCACCTGGAGTGCTTTTTCGGCCAGCCCACTGGCCCATAATTCTCTTAAACCTTTTTGTAAAATTGCTTTGGCTGTGGGGGGCATTTTTGCCAGTCCCTGGGTGTTTAAAGCTTGCAAAGCCTGATTTAATGACATCGTTATTCGCCTTATCTTTTTTAGTGTGGGGTTCATGTGATTGACCCCCCACACAAGAAAAATAAACTATAGGGGGTGAGGTATTCTGTCAGGAGCCTGACAATTGATAAATTAAACTATTAGGTTTGAATGGGCCTGCTCAGTGCTCTCAAATTGTGGGTTTAAGATAGCAGGGAGCCCGTCTTTTTCGGGCACCCCTGCTTCCAATTCATTTAATCTTTGTTTTTTGCGTGTCTGTCATTGAGTGATTGAGGGGCTCCTGATTGAGTGGATAAACCGATGAAAATGGCCAGGGTAGTTGTTTGGCTTCATTTTCATCGGGGGTCTCAATTCGAAAATTGAAGACTTGCTTATATTAGATTTTGTTGATGCAAACAGGCTGTCAGGTAGCTGACAAATATTTTCCAGATCTTTGTCAACCATCTGACATATTTTTTGATTTCAACCCTGTAGATTGAAGAACAGGAAAGCTGAATCTCAGCTGTTTCCAATTAAAAATTGAATCCAGGAGTTTTGAAATCTCAAGATGTTTAAACCCGTTATTTTATCTCTATTTGCTCTGTTACTGAGTGCTGGTTCCCTTACCCTGCCCGCAATGGCTGAAAAGGCACCTGCTTCTCAAACCCAGACCCAACCTGCCAAAGCCCAAGTGAAGCCGATTGTTGCTGTTGTCAAAGCCGATTGGTGCCCGGCCTGTCAAAAGATTTCTCCCACCCTCATGGGGTTGATGAAAGACTATATGAACAAAGCCGATTGGGTGGTTCTGGATGTAACAAACCCCAAAACCACTGCCGAGGCTGAGAAAAAAGCCAAACAGCTGGGGCTTGAAAAATTCTATGCTGAATTTGGTGCAAAGACTTCTACCGTGGCGATTATTGACCCCCAGACTAAAAAAGTCTTGAAAATGTTTATGGCAGAAGGCAAGCGTGAAAAATATGTTCTGGCGCTGAATCAAGCCCTGGCTGCCCATCAGGAGTAAGTAAAATGGCTATCCGTTCTGAGCAAAAGCAGCAGAAAATTTCCTGGCAGGTTTTGGGAGTGGGTTTGTTTTTAACCTGCTTTCTTCTACTGGGACTGACAGCTCTTTTTCGTCCGCTTTTGCTGGAGCGGGTACTCAGCTTTTCTGAAGGCTGGTTTTCTGAGTTGCTTGAAAAACAAAGTGCTGGTTTGCCTTTTCCAGCACTTTTGGGATTGGCCTTTGCCGGGGGCCTTTTGGGCAGTATTTCGCCCTGTATTTTGGCGATGTTGCCCATGAATTTGGGCTATATTGGCACACTCAAGATTGAAAGCCGTTGGGATGCCCTGCGCAAATCAGGGGCTTTTGTTTTGGGCGTTGTTTTGATTACCAGTCTGTTTGGCTTGGCCTCAGGATTTGCCCAGGCTGTGATGGTAACCTATAAGGGCTGGCTGTATAGCGTGGTTGCTTTAATTGTGCTGGTGATGGCTGCGGCCATGCTGGAGTGGATTCACTTGCCCCTGCCCCAGGTGGTGAAACGAATGCCGAGTGCTGGCCCCTTTGTCGTCGGGGTGGCCTTTGCCCTGATCAGTTCACCCTGTGCCAGTCCTGTACTGTTTGGTGTCTTGGCCCTGGCGGCCACTTCGGGAAATCCTTTGCTTTCGATTGCAACCATGGCTGCCTATGGTTTGGGGTATACGCTTCTGATTTTTCTTGCCAGCCTGTTTACGGGCCTGAGCAAACAGGTCGGGATTCTCAAATACCATGGTGCTCTGATTAATCGGATCTCGGCTTCCCTTTTGATTTTGGCAGGGATTTGGGCTTTGGTGGAAGGGGCGCGCTGGTTTCTGGCCTAGAGTTGTTGCCTGATTCTCAGGGCTTCAATGGCTGTGAGGAATAGCCAGAACCGCTTCGTGAATGCCGTGCTGACCAATATTCAGCTCGCGTGAAACCGTTTGAAACGGGTTTTCAACTCGGGGGGCATTCTGAGGGCAGGCCCTGAGCCAGAGGCTGAAGGCTTCCTGTTCTTCGCTGGGGGGCAAGCCCAGTGATTCCAGCAAGGGCAATACTTGTTCCTGAAAGGGTTTGAAGCTGGCCTGGCCAAAACGCAGAAATTCGCTTTCATGCACCACCAGTTCCTGGCTTTCCAGCAGGCTTTTCAGGCCTTGGGGGCTGAAAAACCGGCAAGCGCCCTGTTCCTGAACAGAAAAGGGGGTGAGTTGCCAGCTGCCGCGCAGCAGGTGGTAGAGCACGGAGAGGTGGCGAACATTGTAAGAGATGGCGATGATTTCTCCTCCCTCCGCCAGGTGTTTGTTTCTCAGGGTTTGCAGGCAGGTAACGGGGTCTCTGAGTTTTTCCAGGGCATGCAGCAAAACAATCCGCTCATAGCGGGTCTCGCCCAGGCTCTCTAGATCAGTGGTTCCATCTGCAACCGGAAGAAAATCAAGCTGTTCTTCTTCAAAATGGTCCCAGGTGCCCAGGTTCTGGGCGCTGAGCAGCAAGACCGAGGCCACTCCGACCTGGGCTTTGATCCGTCCATAGAGATATTGGTAATAGGCCCGCTTGATATGCATGTCTGTAAAGGCCTGGCGATCATTTTCGGGCTGGGATTGAAAATGGCGGAAATGTTCATAAACAGGCACAAAGCTGCGGGCGTCAATATGTTGATTGAGATAAACGGTTTCGCCGGGTTCCAGGCTTAAATCGAGGGCGTTCCAACGCTGAAAGTTTTCATCGACCAATTTGCGCTCTTGGGCTTCATGCCAGAATTCAGTCCCTGGATAGGGCGTGGAGATCAGCACTGAAAGTTTCCAGATTCGATCGCGGTTATTGCGAATAAACCACCAGGTGCGGGCCAAGTCTTCCCAGGTTTCATCGGGAGAGCCCACCATATAGCTGCCGACCACGGCAATGCCATAGCGCTCACAGAGTTGGAGGGCCCGCAGGGCTTCGCGGGCTGTGGTTTTGCCCTTGAGCTGTTTGAGGATCTTATCACTGGCAGATTCAAAGCCAAAACCAATAATCTGCCCATTCATGGCGGCAATCAGCTCAACAATTTCGGTATCAAAGACATTGGCGCGGGTATTCAGGGTAAAGCCCACCTTGCGGTGCAGGCCTTTGGCGCGAATGGCTTCGACGACGGTACGCAGACGTTTGCGGTTGAGGGGAAAGAGATCATCGTTGATTGCGATCAGGGTTTGTTGGGGGTAATCGCGGACAATGTCTTCAATTTCTTCAATAATACGGGGGATAGAATGGTAGCGTGTGCGCTGCCAGAAACGGGTAGAGGCGCAATAGGTGCACTGATACGGACAGCCTCGGGCGGTAAACAGGGGCTGTTGCCAGAGTTGATCCGGGCGATGGATCAAGGCCCTGTCGGGTTTGGGCAATTCGTCAAGCTCCATCATCCAGGGGCGGGGCGGGGTTTGTACCCGTTTGCCCTCGTGCCAGAAGACAATCCCCTGCACCTTTTCAAGGTTTTCGGGGGTGGCCTGTTTGTTCAAGTAGAGTTCCATCAGCTCGCGCAGGGTGATTTCACCTTCGCCGATCACGCCAATATCTACTTCTTCAGGCAAGCTTTCGGGCGCAGCAGAAATATGTTCACCCCCGACAATAATCGGAATTTCAGGGGCCATGCGTTTCAGCCAGCGGGCGTGGCGCATGACATGCTCAAAGGTCTCTGTAAACGAGGTCATGCCGATAATATCCGGCCCGTGACGCAGCAGACGTTCTGGGTCATCGACCTCCAGCACAATGTCTTCATCTTTGAAATGCAAATCGCGTTTCAGGATGGCTGAGAGATAGCTCAGGCCGAGAGGGCCGATGGTGGAACCACTGCCTCCGCCTTTGCCCTGAAAATACAGCAAGCCTAAACGCATGTAAAATTCCTCATTTGCAGGGATAAGATTCCCTTATGCTAGCAAAAGCCGGCACTTAATTCAATATGGGTGGGAGATTTCAATTTTTCTTTTTGAAGGTAGGCTTGCCAGCAGCGGGTATAAGCGGCCTCGACGGTTTTGACAAAGTTTTCGCTTTGGCAGAGAGGGGATGTGAGTAGATCATTGCGCAGGCTCTGGTGATAACTTTGCAAGCGGGAGCGATCGTGGAGCAAATCCAATGCCTTTTGCTGGTAGTCTTCAACGCTTTGGGCAATCAGTTCAGGATGCCCCAGTGCGGTCAGGATACTGCTGCCAGAACTCATGGGGCCTGCCAGACTGAGCACCGGGCGAGACATCCACAGCGCTTCAAGGGTGGAGACGCCTCCCTGATAGGGGAAGGGATCCAAGACCAAATCCAGCTCCTGATAAAAAGCCAAATGTTCTTCGTGGGAGCTGGGGCCCAAAAGTTCTACCTGCTGGGCGAGAGCACCCCAGGCTTTAATTTTTTGAAGAAAGCGCTCACGTGTGCCTGCATCTCCCAGGGCTGTGGCTTTGATTCTGAGCCGGGCTCCAGGCAGGGCCTGTAAAATTTCATGCCAGCATTGCAGCACCTGCTGATTCAGCTTAAACAGACTGTTGCCTGTGCCCAGCACCAGCGGGGCTGCTTTTGCGCGTGGTACCAAGGAGGGCGCTGTATCAGGGGGCGTCCAATGCATGAATTCGGGAAGATAAAGCACGGTTTCACTGAACTCAGAAACACTGCTGCGGGGGGTGATCTGGGCATCGGAAAAGAAATAGTCCATGCCGGGCAATCCCGTAGCATCTCCATAGCCCAGTCCTGTGAACTGCAGGGGAGCCGGATGCTGTAAAAATACTTTCAGGCGGTGTCCTTTGGTCTGCCCATTCATGTCGACCAACAGATCGATCTGGTCTTCACGTATTTGTTCGACCACTTCGGCATCGCTGAGATAGGCAATATTGCGCCAATGACTGTCTCTTTCCCCTTCGGGCAACAGACTTTTTAAACGCAGGGTTTCACTGTCGGGTGTGAACACATTGGCGTAAACAAAAATTTCGAATTTTTCCAGATTGTGGTGGCGCAGCAGCATTTCACTGGTCATGGCGGCTGAGTGCTGACGTAGATCGGCAGAAACATAGCCGATACGCAGGCGTTCTGAGCTTGAATTTTTTGCTGGCCGTGCTGGAGATGCCTGAAGCAGGGGCCAGCTTTTTTTCTGAAGAGCCCGTCGCTCTTGCTGGCTGACAGTGGGCAGGCAACGCAGGCAAAAATCGAGGTGAATCAAAATTTCATCCTGGCCTTCAAGGCTTTGCGCATAGGCTGATTCAAGCCATTCGCGTGCAGACTCTGCTTCTCCCTGCATCAACGCGATTTGACCGAAATAGGCCATAAAGCGGGGGTTTTGCGGGTCTAAACGCAAGGCCTCTTGCAGACATTGGCGGGCGGCTTCGTATTCGCCGACCTGGTTCAAAACCTGCCCCAATTGGGCATAGGCTTCGGCTTGGCTGCTTTCGCGTTTCAACGCTTCCTGGCAGGCTTTAAAGGCCTGGGCCCCTTGTTCATGCTCAAAAAAAACCTGGGCGATGCTGAGATAAATGGAGGCAGCGTCTGGTTTGAGCAGCAGGGCCTGTTCCATTTGCCGCAATGCGGCTGGCAGCCTGCCTGTTTTGCTGAGCAGAAGCCCCAGATTTTGGTGAGCTTCAGCCAGTTTGGGCTCTAAAAAAAGCGCCTGCTCACAGGCTTCTATTGCTTCCTTGCGCTTGCCCAAACGTTCAAGCACTT
Proteins encoded in this region:
- a CDS encoding transcriptional regulator/antitoxin, MazE, which produces MLTKLQKWGNSQGLRLSKEILSSLHLDVGDEVEVSVEQGRIVIEPVTQIRGKYSLKALVREIPANYQVQEENWGQAAGKEVW
- a CDS encoding alkyl hydroperoxide reductase, which gives rise to MSLNQALQALNTQGLAKMPPTAKAILQKGLRELWASGLAEKALQVGQKIPEAVLPNAFGQSLSIQDLYAQGPLVISFYRGSWCPYCNLELRAQQAILPELQALGAQLVAISPELPDHSLDLKEKLALEFEVLTDRENAYARSLGLVFAVNPDLQAVYRGLLKLNLNQHNGSTQAELPIPATYVVNRSGKVILAHIQADYTQRMEPDSILQVLKFEK
- a CDS encoding thiol-disulfide isomerase, encoding MFKPVILSLFALLLSAGSLTLPAMAEKAPASQTQTQPAKAQVKPIVAVVKADWCPACQKISPTLMGLMKDYMNKADWVVLDVTNPKTTAEAEKKAKQLGLEKFYAEFGAKTSTVAIIDPQTKKVLKMFMAEGKREKYVLALNQALAAHQE